In Nostoc sp. GT001, a genomic segment contains:
- the crtB gene encoding cyanoexosortase B, producing MALQQQVKNINASGLLNLAILGVLLLLYSPILLHWLDGWLHKNISTEHEYFSHGIIGLPFAAYLGWMNRKKWRRLPDTINPLGAVLLPLGAVFYLSGVTEWVNLSLPVILIGLCLWFKGIAGLRLQGFPLLLVFLATPTALPYLIAPYTLPLQSFIAGTAGFILNQFGMEVTVDEINLYVGGRIVEVAPYCAGLKMLFTTLYVGLMLLYWTDALSSRRTTISFLSLAAIVSIIANIIRNTLLTFFHGTGQEASFKWLHDGWGGDLYSACMLVSLVPLLNWINSYFSASLETEQEAES from the coding sequence ATGGCACTCCAGCAACAGGTTAAAAATATAAACGCATCAGGCTTGTTAAATCTAGCTATTTTAGGCGTTTTGCTGCTGCTTTATTCTCCAATATTGTTACACTGGTTGGATGGTTGGCTGCACAAAAATATCAGTACAGAACACGAATATTTCAGCCACGGGATTATTGGTCTACCATTTGCGGCTTATCTGGGCTGGATGAACCGGAAAAAGTGGAGACGTTTGCCAGATACCATCAATCCTTTAGGCGCTGTTTTATTGCCATTAGGGGCAGTTTTTTATCTTAGCGGTGTTACAGAGTGGGTTAACCTTTCCTTGCCCGTGATATTAATCGGATTATGCTTGTGGTTTAAGGGAATAGCAGGTTTGCGATTACAAGGATTCCCTCTACTACTAGTATTTTTAGCAACCCCAACAGCATTACCCTATCTCATTGCTCCCTATACCTTACCTCTGCAAAGCTTCATCGCTGGCACAGCAGGTTTCATACTGAATCAATTTGGGATGGAAGTAACCGTAGATGAGATCAATCTTTACGTGGGAGGACGGATTGTAGAAGTTGCTCCCTATTGTGCAGGGCTGAAAATGTTGTTTACAACTCTCTACGTGGGCTTGATGCTGCTTTATTGGACAGATGCTTTGTCTTCACGGCGGACAACTATATCGTTTTTATCTCTTGCTGCGATCGTTAGTATTATTGCCAATATCATTCGTAATACTTTACTTACTTTCTTTCACGGCACGGGTCAAGAAGCGTCTTTTAAATGGCTGCATGATGGTTGGGGTGGTGATCTTTACTCTGCTTGTATGCTGGTGTCACTAGTGCCCTTACTGAATTGGATTAATAGCTATTTTTCAGCATCTCTAGAAACTGAGCAAGAGGCAGAAAGTTAG
- a CDS encoding DUF2281 domain-containing protein: MNIAEQIYALVKFLPQEQAREVLSFAEFIRNKNLNDNQPIDIADSVSWAELVYSLSGTWKEDFPSLEDIRAEMGQDIIRESL; the protein is encoded by the coding sequence ATGAACATCGCTGAACAGATTTACGCACTCGTTAAATTCCTTCCCCAAGAGCAAGCTAGGGAGGTCTTGAGTTTTGCTGAATTTATTCGTAATAAGAACCTAAATGATAACCAACCCATCGACATAGCAGACTCAGTTTCTTGGGCAGAACTTGTTTATTCCCTTAGTGGAACTTGGAAAGAAGACTTTCCAAGCCTGGAAGATATTCGGGCTGAAATGGGACAAGACATCATACGGGAAAGTCTTTAG
- a CDS encoding polysaccharide biosynthesis tyrosine autokinase gives MTPPIVKRYLIAFDKYKWIGLASFGLVVAGSTVVAMQPEPPTSYIASGALTYSGPPVSFSATGNEIQQQGKELNEEVLLSNQIIASVAEKVGVKPKQLGASLALALPKKNAKSGELESSTFELKYVDSDAKRGIQVLTELMQAMIKLSSDINTGRLQAIIQKINDRTPQAKRELQIAEKKLEQYDRVERTAILAAENGSLLSAITASQNLQRQIQLTISGVDGQARSLQNKLGLTVGQAYVSSALSADPIIGNLRAQIYQSESQIAVLRKDLRPEHPTMVQLMRQKQAAEELLQQRAAEVLGGGGTAAPLQGSVAGIRTQSSLDPTRQQLANQMVSLQTQRETLQQQLAQEIQLEARLRREYALIPNKQLERSRLEQEVGLKKAIYDQMQVKLTDAKTAEAETTSSLSIARRPAVTVDPKPPKSVPITLAVGGFLGVLIGGGVIFLLGALEGTFKTREDIRESLKQREVALLGELPLMPVDDLEPDAVPVVFSQDSPYLEFYEKFRSNMRRIGGKNLKVVLITSTSSLEGKTASAYNLGVASARAGKRTLIIETDLRSPSRCTSLKVIPDPEATIEPLRYYANLSECIRLVPDIENLYILPSPGPVRQSAAILESSEMRRLIEDVRERFDLVILDTSPLSISNDPLLIQPYSDGIVLVARPNYTQENMLGEAIDQLVESELGLLGAIINGADIIVSAREEVAKSSTFISEVEQSEEVSASANKN, from the coding sequence ATGACCCCACCAATTGTTAAACGCTATCTTATTGCTTTTGATAAATATAAGTGGATTGGACTAGCTAGTTTTGGTTTAGTTGTTGCCGGATCAACTGTGGTAGCTATGCAACCAGAGCCACCTACTAGCTATATAGCATCTGGGGCACTTACTTATAGTGGACCACCAGTTTCTTTCTCTGCAACTGGTAATGAAATCCAACAGCAAGGGAAGGAACTAAATGAGGAAGTTTTACTATCAAACCAGATAATTGCAAGTGTGGCGGAGAAAGTCGGTGTCAAACCGAAACAACTCGGTGCAAGTCTTGCTCTTGCTCTACCTAAAAAAAATGCTAAGAGTGGAGAATTAGAATCTTCTACCTTTGAACTTAAATATGTAGATAGTGACGCCAAACGAGGCATACAGGTATTGACGGAATTGATGCAAGCAATGATCAAGTTGAGTAGTGACATCAATACTGGGCGATTACAAGCAATTATTCAAAAGATTAACGATCGCACACCACAAGCTAAACGGGAATTGCAAATTGCTGAAAAGAAGTTAGAACAGTACGATCGCGTAGAGCGAACAGCAATCTTAGCAGCAGAGAATGGCAGCTTGTTAAGCGCCATTACTGCCAGCCAAAATCTCCAACGGCAAATTCAATTAACTATTTCAGGGGTTGATGGTCAAGCTCGCAGTTTACAAAATAAGTTAGGCTTAACAGTCGGACAAGCTTATGTTTCTTCTGCTTTGAGTGCCGATCCAATTATTGGGAACTTACGAGCGCAAATTTATCAAAGTGAATCGCAAATCGCTGTACTCAGAAAAGATTTGCGGCCGGAACATCCAACGATGGTGCAGTTAATGCGTCAGAAACAAGCTGCTGAGGAATTACTACAACAACGTGCTGCTGAAGTTTTAGGTGGTGGTGGGACGGCGGCTCCGCTTCAGGGTAGCGTTGCAGGTATTCGCACTCAAAGCAGTTTAGATCCAACACGCCAGCAATTGGCAAACCAAATGGTGTCTTTACAAACCCAACGGGAGACGCTGCAACAACAACTAGCTCAAGAAATCCAACTAGAAGCGCGACTCCGGCGAGAGTATGCTTTGATACCCAATAAGCAATTAGAGCGATCGCGTTTAGAACAGGAGGTTGGACTCAAAAAAGCCATCTATGACCAAATGCAGGTGAAGCTAACCGATGCGAAAACCGCAGAGGCAGAAACTACTAGCAGCCTCAGTATTGCCAGACGCCCCGCAGTCACTGTCGATCCCAAACCTCCGAAGAGTGTGCCTATTACCCTTGCTGTAGGTGGTTTCTTAGGTGTATTGATTGGTGGCGGGGTGATATTTTTGTTGGGAGCGCTGGAAGGGACTTTCAAAACCAGAGAGGATATTCGCGAGAGCCTCAAGCAACGAGAAGTGGCACTGTTGGGAGAATTGCCTTTAATGCCAGTTGATGATTTGGAGCCAGATGCTGTACCAGTAGTATTTTCCCAAGATTCTCCTTATTTAGAATTTTATGAGAAATTCCGTAGTAATATGCGCCGGATTGGTGGTAAAAACTTAAAGGTAGTATTGATTACTAGCACCAGTAGCCTAGAGGGTAAAACAGCAAGTGCTTATAATTTGGGTGTTGCTTCCGCCCGTGCCGGTAAAAGAACCTTAATTATCGAAACAGATTTGCGATCGCCTTCCCGTTGTACATCGTTAAAAGTAATCCCTGACCCGGAAGCCACTATTGAACCCCTACGTTATTACGCTAATTTGAGTGAATGTATTCGTTTAGTTCCTGATATTGAAAATTTATACATTCTTCCCAGCCCTGGACCAGTAAGGCAATCCGCTGCTATTCTTGAATCCAGCGAAATGCGGCGGCTGATAGAAGATGTCCGCGAACGTTTTGATTTAGTCATTTTAGATACTAGTCCCCTCAGCATATCCAATGACCCTTTGTTAATTCAACCCTACAGCGATGGGATCGTACTAGTGGCGCGACCAAACTATACGCAAGAGAATATGCTAGGTGAAGCTATCGATCAATTGGTTGAATCTGAACTGGGGTTATTGGGAGCAATTATTAATGGTGCTGATATCATCGTTTCTGCACGTGAAGAAGTTGCAAAATCATCAACATTTATATCTGAGGTAGAACAGTCAGAAGAAGTTTCAGCGAGTGCCAACAAAAACTAA
- a CDS encoding DegT/DnrJ/EryC1/StrS aminotransferase family protein produces the protein MNKMTIRVPFVDLKLQHEPIQTQLQDAIQSVLELGDFILGQALSDFEAAFAAVSGTAYGVGVASGTDAIALGLQACNIGTGDEVILPANTFIATLIGVLRAGAKPILVDCDRQTALIDLREAAKAITPQTKAIIPVHLYGQMVSPRDLVNFADTYKLLIFEDAAQAHLAQRDGYYAGSVGIAAAFSFYPSKNLGAFGDGGMLLTRDVDVAQKMVRLRNYGASQKYFHTESGTNSRLDTLQAAILHKKLPYLPQWNRDRLTIAQQYDNELAPLATAGIIPIENQSNTGHVYHLYVIKVDDSCPIERQQLQEKLTAAGIQTGIHYPIPCHLQPAFTNLGYQLGDFPQAEKLSKQILSLPMYPGLSSSQVKEVVAAIANAVSTSYQVDNLSPADLGSVVA, from the coding sequence ATGAATAAAATGACTATTAGAGTTCCATTTGTAGACCTAAAGTTACAACATGAACCAATTCAAACGCAATTGCAAGATGCAATCCAATCTGTATTGGAACTGGGAGATTTTATTTTAGGACAAGCACTTTCAGATTTTGAAGCAGCATTTGCGGCAGTATCTGGTACGGCTTATGGAGTTGGTGTGGCATCAGGAACAGATGCGATCGCTCTGGGGTTACAAGCGTGTAATATTGGTACTGGCGATGAAGTGATTTTACCCGCAAATACCTTTATCGCCACCTTAATTGGGGTGCTACGTGCTGGCGCCAAGCCAATTTTGGTAGATTGCGATCGCCAAACTGCTTTAATTGATTTAAGAGAAGCAGCAAAGGCAATTACGCCTCAGACTAAAGCGATTATCCCTGTGCATCTCTATGGTCAGATGGTATCACCTCGCGATTTAGTGAACTTTGCCGATACCTACAAACTCCTAATTTTTGAAGATGCCGCCCAAGCACATCTCGCCCAAAGAGACGGATATTACGCTGGTTCAGTAGGAATAGCAGCAGCTTTTAGTTTCTATCCCAGCAAAAATTTGGGAGCATTTGGGGATGGGGGAATGCTGCTGACACGAGATGTAGATGTAGCCCAAAAGATGGTGCGCTTGCGAAATTATGGTGCATCGCAAAAGTATTTTCATACTGAATCAGGTACGAATAGCCGCTTGGATACTTTGCAAGCAGCAATTTTGCACAAAAAACTCCCATATTTGCCGCAGTGGAATCGCGATCGCCTAACTATTGCCCAGCAGTATGATAATGAGCTAGCACCCTTGGCAACTGCTGGAATTATCCCTATAGAAAATCAAAGTAATACAGGACACGTTTATCATCTTTATGTGATTAAAGTAGATGATTCTTGCCCAATAGAACGCCAGCAACTCCAGGAAAAACTCACGGCGGCGGGGATTCAAACTGGTATTCACTATCCAATTCCTTGTCATCTCCAGCCAGCATTCACCAACTTAGGCTATCAATTGGGAGATTTTCCTCAAGCAGAAAAGTTATCAAAGCAAATATTATCATTACCGATGTATCCTGGTTTGAGTAGTAGCCAAGTTAAAGAAGTTGTAGCAGCGATCGCCAATGCAGTCTCAACAAGTTATCAGGTAGATAATCTATCTCCTGCTGACCTTGGCAGCGTGGTAGCCTGA
- a CDS encoding rhomboid family intramembrane serine protease, with amino-acid sequence MVPIRDNNPTKITPYVTYGLIAANVLAFLYEASLPPQALNGFLHLAAVVPRELTLSFGGISLHQPVPEWATLITSQFLHGGLLHLGGNMLFLWIFGNNVEDKLGHAKYLLFYLSCGVLASLTQWFFAQDSSIPSLGASGAIAGVMGAYILRFPNAEVLGVVPLGFFFPTFRVPAYFFLGFWFLEQAFYGLTSLEARTNIGMESGGIAYWTHAGGFIFGAILGPLLGLFSDKSQEESWYK; translated from the coding sequence GTGGTTCCCATTAGAGATAATAATCCGACAAAAATCACGCCTTATGTAACTTATGGACTGATTGCTGCCAATGTCCTCGCTTTTCTTTATGAAGCAAGTCTTCCCCCACAAGCATTAAATGGATTTTTACACCTTGCGGCTGTAGTTCCACGAGAACTCACCTTAAGCTTTGGTGGTATCTCCTTACATCAACCAGTTCCAGAATGGGCAACTTTGATTACTTCCCAATTTCTGCATGGGGGATTGTTGCACTTAGGCGGCAATATGTTGTTTCTCTGGATTTTTGGCAACAATGTTGAAGATAAGTTAGGTCATGCCAAATATTTACTGTTTTATTTATCTTGCGGTGTTTTGGCATCTTTGACCCAGTGGTTCTTCGCTCAAGATTCTAGCATTCCTTCTTTGGGTGCGAGTGGTGCGATCGCAGGTGTTATGGGTGCATACATTCTCCGTTTTCCCAACGCCGAAGTTCTTGGCGTCGTACCTTTAGGCTTTTTCTTCCCAACTTTCCGTGTCCCCGCATATTTCTTTTTAGGATTCTGGTTTCTCGAACAAGCTTTCTACGGACTTACCAGCTTGGAAGCACGTACCAACATCGGTATGGAAAGCGGTGGTATTGCCTACTGGACCCATGCTGGTGGGTTTATCTTCGGGGCAATTCTCGGCCCACTGTTGGGTTTATTTAGCGATAAATCCCAGGAAGAATCTTGGTATAAGTAA
- a CDS encoding rhomboid family intramembrane serine protease encodes MFPLYDENPTRITPYFTYGLIGMNVLVFIHEVSLSRAQLSQFFSEYAVVPQQLTTNLNGEWITLFTSQFLHGGWWHLISNMVFLWVFGNNIEDRLGHAKYLIFYLACGALAALCQWFIGMNSEIPSLGASGAISGILGAYIIRFPHAQVMTLIFLGFFITTIRVPALVIIGIFVVQNVISGLATLQTAANMAVQTGGVAYWAHIGGFVFGVILAPLFGLFRRD; translated from the coding sequence GTGTTTCCCCTCTACGATGAAAATCCGACGCGAATCACCCCGTATTTCACCTATGGGTTAATTGGCATGAATGTTTTAGTTTTTATTCACGAGGTGAGCCTGTCACGTGCACAATTGAGTCAGTTTTTCAGTGAGTATGCAGTAGTGCCTCAACAGTTAACCACCAATTTAAATGGAGAGTGGATAACGTTATTTACGTCGCAATTTTTACATGGTGGTTGGTGGCACTTAATCTCAAATATGGTGTTTCTCTGGGTTTTTGGCAACAATATTGAAGATAGATTGGGTCATGCCAAATATCTGATTTTTTATCTGGCGTGTGGTGCTTTAGCTGCCTTGTGCCAATGGTTTATTGGGATGAATTCTGAGATTCCTTCCTTGGGGGCAAGTGGTGCAATTTCTGGGATTTTGGGCGCGTACATTATCCGCTTTCCCCACGCTCAAGTCATGACTTTAATATTTTTGGGGTTTTTCATCACCACAATCAGAGTTCCAGCACTAGTCATCATTGGGATTTTTGTCGTGCAAAATGTGATATCCGGTCTTGCTACCCTTCAAACAGCCGCTAATATGGCCGTGCAAACTGGTGGAGTTGCATATTGGGCGCACATCGGTGGTTTTGTATTTGGGGTAATTCTTGCTCCCTTATTTGGCTTGTTTCGACGCGACTAA
- a CDS encoding polysaccharide biosynthesis/export family protein, with product MFIDASYYMRGFSALCFVSLQVGVFLTTPIQLVVAQPFPSQGQSPGKFPSPVPVNEVAPLGANEEISPQLSRYLLGPGDAIGVVLQRPPGPYRLGIGDGISVSVQRFPDLSFQALINPEGNIAVPLLGTISLQGLTLEEAQEKIRLGLNRYVVDPIIVLALVTQRQDLSFQAVISPEGNIIVPQVGTVSLKGLTLEEAQEKIRLGLSRFFPDPIVVVSLAGTRPVQVTISGEIFRPGIYPINSPTPRVADALLTSGGSTLNADLRQVQVRRKLIDGSVISQTIDLYAALQNGGSIPNLRLQDGDAILVPRREVGNEDGYDRNLVARSSLATPQIRVRVLNYAAGGLSIQALPNGSTFVDALGGVNLDTANLRDIALVRFDSERGKAVTQKLDAKKALGGDASQNVALQDNDVIVVGRNLIGRITNFLTTITQPFFNVQSFLRFFDNIGGGSN from the coding sequence ATGTTCATAGATGCCAGTTATTATATGCGTGGATTCAGCGCCCTGTGTTTTGTCAGTCTTCAAGTAGGAGTTTTCTTAACAACACCTATCCAACTTGTTGTTGCCCAGCCTTTTCCATCTCAAGGACAATCACCAGGGAAATTCCCCTCACCTGTGCCAGTTAATGAAGTTGCACCTCTAGGCGCAAATGAAGAAATTTCCCCGCAACTGAGCCGCTACCTTTTGGGGCCAGGAGATGCAATTGGTGTTGTGCTTCAGCGTCCTCCTGGGCCATACCGTTTAGGCATAGGAGATGGAATTAGCGTTTCGGTTCAGCGCTTTCCAGATTTGAGCTTTCAAGCTTTAATCAACCCAGAAGGTAATATTGCGGTGCCGTTATTGGGAACAATTTCTTTACAAGGTTTAACTTTGGAAGAAGCTCAAGAAAAAATTCGCTTGGGTTTAAATCGTTATGTAGTCGATCCAATAATAGTTTTAGCCTTAGTAACGCAGCGTCAAGACCTCAGTTTTCAAGCTGTAATTAGTCCAGAAGGCAACATCATCGTGCCACAAGTGGGAACGGTGTCATTAAAAGGTTTAACCTTGGAAGAAGCTCAAGAAAAAATTCGTTTGGGCTTGAGTCGCTTTTTCCCAGATCCAATCGTGGTAGTATCTTTGGCAGGAACGCGACCAGTTCAAGTTACCATTAGCGGAGAAATATTTCGACCAGGAATTTATCCAATTAATTCACCAACACCCCGCGTTGCTGATGCTTTGCTAACATCTGGTGGTTCAACGTTGAATGCAGACCTGCGACAGGTGCAAGTACGGCGAAAGTTAATCGATGGTTCTGTGATTTCACAAACTATTGACTTATACGCAGCATTGCAAAATGGCGGTTCAATCCCGAATTTACGCTTACAAGACGGAGATGCAATACTCGTACCCCGTCGTGAAGTTGGTAATGAGGATGGTTATGACCGCAATTTGGTAGCACGTTCATCCTTGGCCACACCACAGATTAGAGTCCGAGTTTTAAACTACGCTGCTGGTGGTCTTTCCATTCAAGCACTGCCTAACGGTAGTACATTTGTAGATGCTTTGGGAGGTGTAAATCTAGACACTGCTAATCTGAGAGATATCGCTCTGGTTCGCTTTGATTCGGAACGAGGCAAAGCTGTTACCCAAAAACTTGATGCTAAAAAAGCTCTAGGCGGTGATGCGTCGCAAAATGTAGCACTTCAAGATAATGATGTTATTGTTGTTGGTCGGAACCTCATTGGTAGAATTACTAATTTCTTGACCACCATTACCCAACCTTTCTTCAATGTTCAATCCTTTCTCCGGTTTTTTGACAATATCGGTGGTGGCTCGAATTAG
- a CDS encoding cyanoexosortase B system-associated protein, with product MISFSKFFKENQLTQVAALLLLLLLLAMAGVPGYLTGHWQWKQPPAVTTLHELKQIRKTGLTLPGWQTIEQAEQQIGEHNWSLQVIKKEGSESQAILLLLPQNGPMDQPEVEWTDVNGWGRSRWGKWDIAQSRSAEFTVKPSAKLASNVETKVEARFFRASTPQQTFAVLQWYAMPDGGNPSPFHWFLADQLAQWRKQRTPWVGVSILIPMEPLGQVETSWSLAQSIGETVQAALMAGPL from the coding sequence ATGATTTCCTTCTCTAAATTTTTCAAGGAAAACCAATTGACTCAGGTAGCAGCACTTTTGTTGTTGCTACTGCTGCTAGCAATGGCAGGGGTTCCCGGATATCTGACAGGACACTGGCAATGGAAACAGCCGCCAGCTGTTACTACCCTCCACGAATTAAAACAGATCCGCAAGACTGGGTTAACCCTTCCTGGTTGGCAAACTATTGAACAAGCAGAACAGCAAATTGGCGAACATAATTGGTCTTTGCAGGTAATTAAAAAAGAAGGTTCCGAATCCCAAGCAATCCTGCTTTTGTTGCCGCAAAATGGGCCTATGGATCAACCAGAGGTAGAGTGGACAGACGTTAACGGCTGGGGAAGGTCACGCTGGGGAAAGTGGGATATAGCTCAATCTCGTTCTGCGGAATTTACTGTGAAACCATCTGCAAAGTTAGCTTCTAATGTCGAAACTAAAGTAGAAGCTAGGTTTTTTCGCGCCTCCACACCACAGCAAACCTTCGCTGTTTTGCAATGGTATGCGATGCCAGACGGCGGAAATCCATCACCTTTTCACTGGTTTTTGGCAGATCAACTGGCACAGTGGCGCAAGCAACGCACTCCTTGGGTTGGCGTGAGCATTCTGATTCCAATGGAACCTTTGGGGCAGGTAGAAACATCTTGGTCTTTAGCCCAGTCTATTGGGGAAACAGTGCAAGCTGCATTAATGGCAGGCCCTTTGTAG
- a CDS encoding type II toxin-antitoxin system VapC family toxin — MYVLDTNTLIYYFKGQGQVAHNFVSISAEEISIPTIVVFELQVGIEKSTSPAKRTQQLQQLLSRVNLVPFDYNAALAAAKIRTQLDKQGTPIVPMDILIAGIAIALQATLVTHNVNEFSRVAGLAIVNWY; from the coding sequence ATATACGTTTTAGATACCAACACCCTAATTTACTACTTCAAGGGTCAAGGACAAGTTGCTCATAACTTTGTCAGTATCTCTGCTGAAGAAATTAGTATTCCGACAATCGTTGTTTTTGAGTTACAAGTCGGTATTGAAAAATCCACCTCGCCAGCAAAACGTACCCAGCAACTTCAGCAACTTTTAAGCCGAGTAAACCTGGTTCCCTTCGATTACAATGCTGCTCTTGCTGCTGCTAAAATTCGCACCCAGTTAGACAAGCAAGGAACTCCAATTGTCCCGATGGATATTTTGATTGCAGGAATAGCTATAGCACTTCAAGCGACTCTTGTAACTCACAATGTCAATGAATTTTCTAGAGTTGCGGGACTTGCGATTGTTAACTGGTATTAA